One genomic region from Pseudoduganella lutea encodes:
- a CDS encoding SDR family oxidoreductase, translated as MRLKRLSDQVIVITGATSGIGLTTARMAAARGAKVVLAARGEEALEQLEQQLRQRGAEALAVPTDVGKKDEVHALAQAALKRFGRIDTWVNNAGISIFGRAEEVSEEDNHRLFQTNFWGVVNGSLEAVKHLRQSGGALINLGSELSEVAVPLQGMYAASKHAVKGYTDALRMELEHDKLPISVTLVKPAAIDTMFPVHAKNYMDVEPTLPAPVYPPEMVAEAILDAAQHPRRDVFVGNAAKANAIGGFTLPSLFDKLGASAMWDQQRTKKPSRWFRSDALHSSDPTQELQTRLGIQTTGADTSYRPVTRSPLKLALLGGGMLAAAWMLTRPAGTGEQGRTD; from the coding sequence ATGCGTTTGAAACGACTCTCGGACCAGGTCATCGTCATCACCGGCGCCACCAGCGGCATCGGCCTGACCACGGCCCGGATGGCGGCCGCGCGCGGCGCGAAGGTGGTGCTTGCCGCCCGCGGCGAGGAAGCCCTGGAACAACTGGAACAACAGCTGCGCCAGCGCGGCGCCGAGGCGCTGGCCGTGCCCACCGACGTGGGCAAGAAGGATGAGGTGCATGCGCTGGCGCAGGCGGCGCTGAAACGCTTCGGCCGCATCGATACGTGGGTCAACAATGCCGGCATCTCGATCTTCGGCCGCGCCGAGGAAGTGAGCGAGGAAGACAACCACCGCCTGTTCCAGACCAATTTCTGGGGCGTGGTCAACGGCTCGCTGGAAGCGGTCAAGCACCTGCGGCAGAGCGGCGGCGCGCTGATCAACCTGGGCAGCGAACTGTCCGAAGTGGCCGTGCCCCTGCAGGGCATGTACGCGGCATCGAAGCACGCCGTGAAGGGCTACACGGATGCGCTGCGGATGGAACTGGAGCACGACAAGCTGCCGATCTCCGTCACGCTCGTGAAACCGGCGGCGATCGACACGATGTTCCCAGTACACGCCAAGAACTACATGGACGTGGAACCGACGCTGCCGGCACCGGTCTATCCGCCGGAAATGGTGGCCGAGGCAATCCTCGACGCGGCCCAGCATCCGCGGCGCGACGTTTTCGTCGGCAACGCGGCGAAAGCCAACGCCATCGGCGGCTTCACGCTGCCCAGCCTGTTCGACAAGCTGGGCGCGTCGGCCATGTGGGACCAGCAGCGCACGAAGAAGCCGTCGCGTTGGTTCCGCAGCGACGCACTGCATTCGTCCGATCCCACGCAGGAACTGCAGACCAGGCTCGGGATCCAGACAACGGGCGCCGACACGAGTTACCGCCCCGTGACCCGTTCGCCACTG
- the sodB gene encoding superoxide dismutase [Fe] produces MEHTLPPLPYAKDALQPHISAETLEYHYGKHHQAYVTNLNNLIKGTEFENLSLEEIIKKSSGGIFNNSAQVWNHTFFWHCMAPNAGGAPTGPVAEAINAKWGSFDKFKEEFSKSAVGNFGSGWTWLVKKADGSVDIVNTSNAATPLTTENKPLLTVDVWEHAYYIDYRNARPKFVESWWNLVNWEFVNQNFA; encoded by the coding sequence ATGGAACATACCCTGCCTCCGCTGCCGTACGCGAAAGACGCACTGCAACCGCACATCTCGGCTGAAACGCTGGAATACCACTACGGCAAGCACCACCAGGCCTACGTGACGAACCTGAACAACCTGATCAAGGGCACCGAGTTCGAGAACCTGTCCCTGGAAGAAATCATCAAGAAATCCTCCGGCGGTATCTTCAACAACTCCGCCCAGGTATGGAACCACACGTTCTTCTGGCACTGCATGGCACCGAACGCCGGCGGCGCACCGACCGGCCCCGTGGCTGAGGCGATCAACGCCAAGTGGGGTTCGTTCGACAAGTTCAAGGAAGAATTCAGCAAGTCGGCCGTCGGCAACTTCGGTTCGGGCTGGACCTGGCTGGTGAAGAAGGCCGACGGCTCGGTGGATATCGTCAACACGTCCAACGCCGCCACCCCGCTGACCACCGAGAACAAGCCGCTGCTGACCGTCGACGTGTGGGAACACGCGTACTACATCGACTACCGCAACGCCCGTCCGAAGTTCGTGGAATCGTGGTGGAACCTGGTCAACTGGGAATTCGTGAACCAGAACTTCGCCTGA
- the mgrA gene encoding L-glyceraldehyde 3-phosphate reductase, with amino-acid sequence MTYTASRQRYETMQYRTCGRSGLKLPVLSLGLWHNFGDTTSTATQRDMLRTAFDHGITHFDLANNYGPPYGSAETNFGRLFRDDFQPYRDELIISTKAGWDMWPGPYGQGGGSRKYVLASLDQSLRRMGLDYVDIFYSHRFDPDTPLEETMGALAHAVQQGKALYVGVSSYSAEKTEEAQRLLAEWKVPCLIHQPSYNMLNRWIESEGLLDTLGRQGIGCITFTALAQGILTNKYLDGIPQDARINRPGGGSLQAAHLSEDNLRRVRGLNDIARTRGQSLAQMALAWVLRDPRITSTLIGASNSAQIRENIAALDKLAFSDDELRAIDALAREGGINLWAGSSGSAA; translated from the coding sequence ATGACCTACACGGCATCCCGCCAACGCTATGAAACGATGCAGTACCGCACGTGCGGCCGCAGCGGCCTGAAACTGCCGGTGCTGTCGCTGGGCCTGTGGCACAACTTCGGCGACACCACGAGCACGGCCACGCAGCGCGACATGCTGCGCACGGCGTTCGACCATGGCATCACGCACTTTGACCTGGCCAACAACTACGGCCCGCCATACGGCAGCGCCGAAACCAACTTCGGCCGCCTCTTCCGCGACGACTTCCAGCCTTACCGGGACGAACTGATCATCTCGACGAAGGCTGGCTGGGACATGTGGCCCGGCCCGTACGGCCAGGGCGGCGGCTCGCGCAAGTACGTGCTGGCCAGCCTGGACCAGAGCCTGCGGCGCATGGGCCTGGACTACGTGGACATCTTCTACTCGCACCGCTTCGACCCGGATACGCCGCTGGAAGAAACCATGGGCGCGCTGGCGCACGCGGTCCAGCAGGGCAAGGCGCTGTACGTGGGCGTATCGTCCTATTCCGCGGAAAAGACCGAGGAAGCGCAGCGCCTGCTGGCGGAGTGGAAAGTGCCGTGCCTGATTCACCAGCCGTCGTACAACATGCTGAACCGGTGGATCGAAAGCGAAGGCCTGCTCGACACGCTGGGCCGCCAGGGCATCGGCTGCATCACGTTCACGGCGCTGGCCCAAGGCATTCTCACCAACAAGTACCTGGACGGGATTCCGCAGGATGCGCGCATCAACCGCCCCGGCGGCGGCTCGCTGCAGGCGGCGCACCTGTCCGAGGACAACCTGCGGCGCGTGCGCGGCCTGAACGACATCGCCCGGACACGCGGCCAGTCGCTGGCGCAGATGGCGCTGGCCTGGGTGCTGCGCGATCCGCGCATCACGTCCACGCTGATCGGGGCATCGAACAGCGCGCAGATCCGCGAGAACATCGCCGCGCTGGACAAGCTCGCGTTCAGCGACGACGAGCTGCGCGCCATCGATGCGCTGGCCCGGGAAGGCGGCATCAACCTGTGGGCGGGGTCGTCGGGCAGCGCGGCCTGA
- a CDS encoding LacI family DNA-binding transcriptional regulator has product MNKTTEPTVAAGPSTLLDVAREAGVSPSTVSRILNGTARVSDDKRQAVMKAIARTNFAPNLMAQGLKKGRTHTIGIIVQDISSPFFDEILHGVDDGLKGTGYASVIVTGHWSALEEADRIRLLLARKVDGIILLSGNLPDDELLHFATQRPIVVTGRPLDAPNALGFTMDNEHGAFLAVQHLIELGHRRIAFVSGPPSHADASSRLRGYRKALEGAGIPVDPALVVEGNFHENSGLIAINHLFETRQEFSAVFAANDQSAYGVRLALYRKGVRVPEDVSLVGFDDLPGSAFTTPPLTTVRQPLYDIGLTAMNALLRLISGDRVPTRVPPVELVVRETTRPR; this is encoded by the coding sequence TTGAATAAAACAACCGAGCCAACAGTGGCCGCCGGGCCCTCGACCCTGCTCGACGTCGCCCGGGAGGCGGGCGTCTCGCCCTCGACCGTGTCGCGCATCCTGAACGGCACCGCGCGCGTCTCCGACGACAAGCGGCAAGCCGTCATGAAGGCGATCGCACGCACCAACTTCGCACCGAACCTGATGGCGCAAGGCCTCAAGAAGGGCCGCACGCACACGATCGGCATCATCGTGCAGGATATCTCGTCGCCGTTCTTCGACGAAATACTGCACGGCGTCGACGATGGCCTGAAAGGCACCGGCTATGCCTCCGTGATCGTCACCGGCCACTGGAGCGCCCTGGAAGAAGCGGACCGTATCCGCCTGCTGCTGGCGCGCAAGGTCGACGGCATCATCCTCCTTTCCGGCAACCTGCCGGACGACGAGCTGCTGCACTTCGCCACCCAGCGCCCGATCGTCGTCACGGGCCGCCCGCTCGATGCGCCGAATGCGCTGGGCTTCACGATGGACAACGAGCACGGCGCCTTCCTGGCCGTGCAGCACCTGATCGAACTGGGCCACCGGCGCATCGCCTTCGTGTCCGGCCCGCCCAGCCACGCCGACGCCTCGAGCCGCTTGCGCGGCTACCGCAAGGCGCTCGAAGGCGCCGGTATCCCGGTCGACCCGGCGCTCGTCGTCGAGGGCAACTTCCATGAAAACAGCGGCCTCATCGCGATCAACCACCTGTTCGAGACGCGCCAGGAATTTTCCGCCGTGTTCGCGGCCAACGACCAGAGCGCCTATGGCGTGCGCCTGGCGCTGTACCGCAAGGGCGTGCGCGTGCCCGAAGACGTGTCGCTGGTGGGCTTCGACGACCTGCCCGGCTCCGCGTTCACGACGCCGCCGCTGACCACGGTGCGCCAGCCGCTGTACGATATCGGCCTGACGGCGATGAACGCACTGCTGCGGCTGATCAGCGGCGACCGCGTGCCCACGCGGGTGCCGCCGGTGGAACTGGTGGTGCGCGAAACAACGCGGCCGAGGTAG